In Trichoderma atroviride chromosome 2, complete sequence, one DNA window encodes the following:
- a CDS encoding uncharacterized protein (BUSCO:EOG092D1B2T): MSTEDPQSTFTQEDHQVAFIFNPEENEAPRRERPPKRRKTAKRAAAIENEAEQDGESSSLWFTPLLSGAEGMACVRRRERLLEENWAVIDARIKDILRDSNSATLDDVSRFVTEAKSECGDKIPSAFIITGPNIASQDLLFEQLSDSLQKSSPSKFIRLRSSEATNLKNALKKIIQDATSKTLVIDGEEDLQLGQGSKRRYLPYDLEALHEFLGHQPHENIFVAFQDSEGFDSGLLSDIITLLSSWRPQIPFTLLFGIATSIDLLESRLLKSACRLIYGAQFDCVQTDTILENVFRGAVISSDVPLRLGPQILRSMLDRQRDHMAGIQAFISSLKYIYMCHFYANALSVLLAPEIEGGEEILQAEHIEALRHLPSFRNEVERAVGLATVDSLQHARSLLEDDEYLLLQARASNDCRQGWMDGHLRSLLVREAAGAIQPPLSRAYVDSLSTTYPDSGNGSLTEYIRRMGISALIGLLRRAISIFQEGEPSLRLQPASREEDVALLGFLEETLSRLKQLEADAESAGITLLTKYSSQSKVMRTTVIAQRVQLSRDSAALRDEDRQLTDIVDAVTERLTAHIRASRPDKVLFSETWLYDSRSPLRDIMVPRPRVTFKRSLARPYDYLACSCCRGGDAEDGTMQATLPATSILYHLYLEAGSLINVADLWSAFYALVGGDKEGEGEEEEEGEENDDEQRQQQKQQDERKALVMFYRGLAELRAMGFVKSSKKKTDHIAKVRWL, translated from the exons atgtCGACTGAAGATCCACAAAGCACTTTCACCCAAGAAGACCATCAG GTGGCCTTCATTTTTAATCCAGAAGAAAATGAGGCGCCACGCCGGGAGAGGCCCCCTAAACGGCGGAAAACTGCCAAGAGAGCTGCAGCAATCGAGAATGAAGCAGAGCAGGACGGAGAGAGTTCATCATTGTGGTTCACTCCCTTGCTTAGTGGTGCTGAGGGCATGGCTTGCGTGCGGCGACGGGAGCGGCTTCTGGAGGAGAATTGGGCAGTGATTGATGCTCGAATCAAG GATATTTTGAGAGACTCCAACTCTGCGACTCTGGACGACGTGTCGCGGTTTGTGACTGAAGCAAAATCAGAGTG TGGCGACAAGATACCCTCTGCGTTCATCATCACAGGACCCAACATTGCCTCACAAGATTTGCTATTTGAGCAGCTGTCAGACTCACTTCAGAAGTCCTCACCGAGTAAATTCATTAGGCTACGATCGTCAGAAGCGACCAACCTGAAGAatgcgctgaagaagattatTCAAGATGCAACGTCCAAGACGCTGGTAATCGACGGCGAGGAAGACTTGCAGCTTGGGCAAGGCTCAAAACGGCGATACCTACCGTATGACCTCGAGGCGCTGCATGAATTTTTGGGCCATCAACCCCACGAAAATATCTTTGTCGCGTTTCAGGATTCTGAGGGATTTGACAGCGGCTTATTATCCGACATCATCACTTTGCTTAG CTCATGGCGGCCGCAGATCCCCTTTACTCTACTGTTTGGAATTGCTACGTCAATTGATCTACTGGAAAGCCGCCTGTTAAAGTCAGCGTGCCGCCTGATATACGGTGCGCAGTTTGATTGCGTTCAGACAGATACTATTTTGGAGAATGTGTTCAGAGGGGCTGTGATTTCCAGCGATGTGCCCCTTAGGCTAGGACCGCAGATCTTGAGGAGCATGCTTGATCGCCAACGGGACCACATGGCTGGTATTCAGGCATTTATAAGCTCTTTGAAG TACATTTATATGTGCCATTTTTACGCCAACGCCCTCAGCGTCTTACTGGCTCCAGAGATTGAAGGAGGGGAAGAAATCCTACAAGCCGAGCACATTGAAGCACTGAGGCATCTCCCCTCGTTCCGCAACGAGGTGGAGAGGGCCGTTGGGCTCGCAACCGTTGACAGCCTCCAACATGCTCGCTCGCTTTTAGAGGACGATGAGTATCTACTCTTACAAGCCCGAGCAAGTAACGACTGTCGACAaggctggatggatggcCACCTGCGCTCACTGCTCGTCAGGGAAGCCGCAGGAGCAATCCAGCCCCCACTCTCGCGGGCGTATGTCGATTCCCTCTCTACGACATATCCTGATTCAGGAAATGGTAGCCTAACAGAATACATCCGGCGTATGGGCATAAGCGCGCTTATTGGCCTGCTGCGTCGGGCCATCTCTATTTTTCAGGAAGGAGAGCCGAGCTTGCGTCTCCAACCAGCATCACGGGAAGAAGACGTTGCGCTACTAGGCTTCCTGGAAGAGACGCTATCACGCCTAAAACAGCTCGAAGCGGACGCGGAAAGCGCAGGCATCACACTGCTCACCAAATAtagcagccagagcaaggTGATGCGGACGACGGTCATTGCCCAGCGGGTTCAACTGAGTCGTGACTCTGCAGCCCTCCGCGACGAGGACAGGCAGTTGACGGACATTGTAGACGCAGTGACGGAACGGCTGACTGCACACATTAGGGCAAGCCGCCCCGACAAGGTGCTGTTTTCGGAGACGTGGCTGTATGACAGCAGATCGCCTCTACGGGATATCATGGTGCCACGGCCTCGAGTGACATTCAAGCGCAGCTTGGCGCGGCCATACGACTACCTGgcatgcagctgctgccgaggcGGCGATGCAGAGGACGGTACGATGCAGGCGACACTTCCAGCCACGTCCATCCTATACCACTTGTATCTCGAGGCAGGCAGTTTGATCAATGTGGCAGATTTGTGGTCTGCATTTTACGCACTAGTGGGTGGGGATaaggaaggagaaggagaggaagaggaagagggtgaggagaatgatgatgaacagcggcagcagcagaagcagcaagatgAACGCAAAGCTCTGGTCATGTTCTACCGCGGCCTGGCCGAGCTGAGGGCCATGGGATTCGTCAAGAgtagcaagaagaagacggaccACATTGCTAAGGTGAGATGGTTATGA
- a CDS encoding uncharacterized protein (EggNog:ENOG41), producing MADNAPEKPDAAAPVAGTEDQVAGEGEVAAKTVDKAEAGDATMEEAKEAAAEPKAPESAENAAEAATEKPAENEKKTDADGDAEMKDAADTAAAAEPKAEAAAAAETPAAAKGKGGRRKSTAGESKGKTLSKKGSKARLTHIDAQPGDHFLVKLKGFPAWPAIICDEDMLPQALINTRPVSAARPDGSYSEAYADGGKRVHDRSFPVMYLYTNEFGWVANTALSELTADKARDTIGDKMRKDLKAAFELAIEQNSIEHYRAILQSFQDELIAQEEARKEAAATPKKSKKGKAKVTDEDEDVDMEDAEEAPKAKPKKRKAADEEAAVPQRSESVKKPKIKLNTSSSASKAANGTSAPKAKEEKPAKVAKAKPKKGADKKSDAPKEPKLTPEERHLRKEKEIMYLRHKLQRGLLTREQQPREDEMEAMSSFITILENFQDLDVSIIRGTKINKVFKAILKLDSIPREEDFNFKKRSQALLDKWNKLLASDPAPANTANGVNGASESKDSSKPTGNGDVKESDDKKKEVDDEKTKGDDEEATATTTAKDEESEAKEDVSEKKDEKAEAEAAPTSAAVEAAA from the exons ATGGCAGACAACGCCCCGGAGAAGCCCGACGCCGCTGCGCCTGTTGCTGGCACCGAGGATCAGGTCGCCGGCGAGGGAGAAGTGGCCGCCAAGACTGTGGATAAGGCGGAAGCGGGTGATGCTACAATGGAGGAAGCAAAGGAAGCTGCAG CAGAACCCAAGGCGCCCGAGAGCGCAGAAAACGCTGCCGAGGCCGCAACTGAAAAGCCAGCTGAGAACGAAAAGAAGACCGATGCGGACGGCGATGCCGAGATGAAAGACGCTGCCGAcactgctgcggctgctgagcccaaggctgaagctgccgccgccgctgagactccagctgctgcgaagGGCAAGGGGGGTCGACGAAAGTCGACTGCTGGAGAGTCAAAGGGCAAGACTCTGAGCAAGAAGGGCTCAAAGGCACGCCTTACCCACATTGATGCCCAGCCTGGCGATCACTTCTTAGTGAAGCTCAAGGGTTTCCCGGCTTGGCCCGCCATTATTTGTGATGAGGACATGCTCCCACAAGCTCTCATCAATACCCGACCAGTCTCCGCGGCACGTCCCGACGGATCCTACTCTGAAGCTTACGCGGATGGCGGTAAGCGAGTGCACGATCGAAGCTTCCCCGTCATGTACCTATATACAAATGAATT TGGATGGGTTGCGAACACTGCCCTATCCGAGTTGACTGCGGATAAGGCTCGAGATACGATTGGAGACAAGATGCGAAAGGATTTAAAGGCAGCTTTCGAGCTCGCGATTGAGCAAAACTCAATTGAGCACTACAGAGCGATTCTACAAAGCTTCCAGGATGAGCTGATTGCGCAGGAAGAGGCTAggaaagaagctgcagctactccgaagaagtccaagaagggcaaggcgAAGGTAactgacgaggatgaagacgtgGATATGGAGGATGCGGAAGAGGCGCCAAAGGCTAAGccgaagaagcgaaaggcggccgacgaagaagctgct GTCCCTCAACGTTCTGAGTCCGTCAAGAAACCCAAGATCAAGCTCAacacatcatcatctgcatcaaAGGCTGCGAACGGAACGTCAGCGCCAAAagctaaagaagaaaagcctgCAAAGGTCGCAAAGGCCAAGCCGAAGAAGGGGGCTGACAAGAAATCTGACGCGCCTAAAGAGCCCAAATTGACCCCGGAGGAGCGACATTTACGCAAGGAG AAAGAAATCATGTACCTACGCCATAAGCTCCAAAGAGGACTTTTGACCAGAGAGCAACAACCACGAGAAGATGAAATGGAGGCAATGTCCAGCTTCATCACTATCCTCGAGAATTTCCAGGATCTTGATGTATCAATTATCCGGGGCACTAAGATCAACAAGGTTTTCAAGGCAATTCTGAAGCTTGACTCTATCCCTCGTGAAGAGGACTTCAACTTTAAGAAGAGGTCTCAAGCTCTGCTGGATAAGTGGAACAAGCTACTTGCTAGCGATCCTGCGCCCGCTAACACGGCGAATGGTGTCAATGGAGCTTCTGAATCCAAGGACTCCAGTAAGCCGACGGGAAATGGCGACGTGAAGGAGAGCGacgacaaaaagaaggaggtcGATGACGAGAAGACTAAaggagatgacgaggaagcgACTGCCACGACCacagccaaagatgaagaatcGGAAGCCAAGGAAGACgtgagcgagaagaaggacgaaaaggccgaggccgaggca GCTCCCACTTCCGCAGCAGTTGAAGCCGCTGCTTAA